One window of Nocardia sp. NBC_00508 genomic DNA carries:
- a CDS encoding aminobutyraldehyde dehydrogenase codes for MTVVQNFIDGKLVDSVGGATMALVDPTTGDQYGTAPASNEQDIDNAYAAASRAFCDWKRTTPSHRQKALLDFADELENVADALVAAEGRNTGKPNHITLAAEIPQMLDQTRFYAGAARVLEGKSTCEYLAGHTSWIRREPVGVIGQVTPWNYPMMMAIWKFVPAIAAGNTVVIKPSDTTPVTTVMLAELASKHLPPGVLNVVTGDRVTGAAVVAHPTPKMVSITGSVAAGRAVAESAGGRLKRTHLELGGKAPVIVFPDADIAAAAEGIAASGYFNAGQDCTAATRVLGHASVTDDLTAALAEQASSATTTFGKATDDEDAWVPPVNNANQLQRVLAFLDEVPDHASVVVGGHRQGDHGYYVEPTVIGGLLQYDRLSQNEIFGPVITVQAFTDEDEAIRWANGVEYGLASSLWTKDLSRALRVSAALDFGCVWINTHTALIAEMPHGGFKSSGHGKDLSMYGLEDYTRVKHVMAKID; via the coding sequence ATGACAGTGGTCCAGAACTTCATCGACGGCAAGCTCGTCGACTCCGTCGGCGGTGCGACGATGGCGCTCGTCGACCCCACCACTGGCGATCAGTACGGCACCGCCCCGGCGTCCAACGAACAGGATATCGACAACGCGTACGCAGCCGCGTCCAGGGCGTTCTGCGACTGGAAACGCACTACGCCGTCGCACCGCCAGAAGGCGCTGCTCGATTTCGCCGACGAGTTGGAGAATGTCGCCGACGCGCTTGTTGCGGCCGAGGGCCGCAACACCGGCAAGCCGAACCACATCACCTTGGCCGCAGAGATCCCGCAGATGCTGGACCAGACCCGGTTCTACGCGGGGGCGGCACGGGTTCTCGAGGGCAAGTCGACCTGCGAGTACCTCGCGGGCCATACATCGTGGATTCGCCGGGAGCCGGTCGGCGTCATCGGGCAGGTGACACCGTGGAACTACCCGATGATGATGGCAATCTGGAAGTTTGTTCCCGCGATCGCGGCGGGCAACACCGTGGTGATCAAGCCGAGCGACACCACCCCGGTGACGACGGTGATGCTGGCCGAACTGGCCTCCAAGCACCTTCCGCCAGGCGTGCTCAATGTGGTCACCGGTGACCGGGTGACCGGCGCGGCGGTGGTGGCGCATCCGACCCCGAAGATGGTGTCGATCACCGGTTCGGTGGCCGCGGGCCGCGCGGTCGCAGAGTCGGCCGGAGGCCGCCTGAAGCGCACGCATCTGGAGTTGGGCGGCAAAGCGCCGGTCATCGTGTTCCCCGACGCCGATATCGCTGCTGCCGCCGAGGGTATCGCGGCCTCGGGCTATTTCAACGCCGGGCAGGATTGCACGGCGGCCACCCGGGTGCTGGGTCACGCGTCGGTGACCGATGATTTGACCGCGGCGCTGGCCGAGCAAGCCAGCAGTGCGACAACGACGTTCGGCAAGGCCACCGATGACGAGGACGCCTGGGTGCCACCGGTCAACAACGCCAACCAACTACAGCGCGTGCTCGCCTTCCTCGATGAGGTACCCGATCACGCTTCGGTCGTGGTCGGCGGGCACCGGCAGGGCGACCACGGGTACTACGTCGAGCCGACGGTCATCGGCGGGCTGCTCCAGTATGACCGGCTGAGCCAGAACGAGATCTTCGGCCCGGTGATCACCGTGCAGGCGTTCACCGACGAAGACGAGGCGATCCGATGGGCCAACGGCGTCGAATACGGGCTGGCGTCCTCGTTGTGGACCAAGGACCTGTCCAGGGCGCTCCGCGTGTCGGCCGCGCTTGACTTCGGCTGTGTGTGGATCAACACCCACACCGCGCTGATCGCCGAGATGCCGCACGGCGGGTTCAAGTCGTCCGGGCACGGCAAGGACCTGTCAATGTACGGGCTGGAGGACTACACCCGCGTCAAGCATGTGATGGCCAAGATCGACTAG
- the ligD gene encoding non-homologous end-joining DNA ligase yields MTRLPHYAAMLATPGLLPGDGQRWGYEVKFDGIRAIGYVDSGLRLMSRNDKNITPAWPEFADIAPAIPPFVVDGEIVAFAADGRSSFEALQPRMHQRNPATIRALARAVPATYMIFDLLHIGDHPLIDLRYDQRRELLEKLGLKGAHWQVPPRLRGAGTDMLAESRRLGLEGIVCKRLESPYLPGQRSPLWIKVKNVNNQEVVIVGWRPGTGRRADRIGSLLMAVHDERGKLVYIGNVGTGFTQAMLDDLLSKLQPLQRKTPTVDTDVKDAIWVEPELVGEVAFTEWTGDGRLRHPSWRGLRPDKAASRVFREPQPWEPH; encoded by the coding sequence ATGACAAGACTGCCGCACTACGCGGCAATGCTTGCGACACCGGGCCTGCTTCCCGGCGATGGTCAGCGCTGGGGATACGAGGTGAAGTTCGACGGGATCCGCGCCATCGGCTACGTCGACAGTGGTCTGCGGCTGATGTCGCGCAACGACAAGAACATCACACCGGCCTGGCCCGAATTCGCCGACATCGCCCCAGCGATCCCTCCCTTCGTCGTCGACGGCGAGATCGTCGCTTTCGCTGCCGACGGCCGATCGTCATTCGAGGCTCTGCAACCGCGGATGCACCAGCGCAATCCCGCCACGATCCGAGCCCTCGCCAGAGCGGTTCCAGCGACCTACATGATCTTCGACCTGCTTCACATCGGCGACCACCCGCTGATCGATCTACGCTATGACCAGCGCCGCGAGCTGCTGGAAAAGCTCGGCCTCAAAGGCGCACACTGGCAGGTTCCGCCACGACTGCGCGGCGCCGGCACCGACATGCTCGCCGAATCCAGACGGCTCGGGCTCGAGGGCATCGTCTGCAAACGCCTCGAAAGCCCCTACTTGCCCGGGCAACGCAGCCCGCTCTGGATCAAGGTCAAGAACGTCAACAACCAGGAAGTCGTCATCGTCGGCTGGCGGCCGGGAACCGGTCGACGCGCCGACCGCATCGGCTCGCTGCTGATGGCCGTTCACGACGAAAGAGGCAAACTAGTCTATATCGGCAATGTCGGCACCGGATTCACACAGGCGATGCTCGACGATCTGCTGTCCAAACTCCAACCGCTGCAACGCAAAACGCCCACGGTCGACACCGACGTCAAAGACGCTATTTGGGTCGAGCCCGAACTCGTCGGCGAGGTTGCCTTCACCGAGTGGACCGGGGATGGGCGCCTCCGGCACCCATCCTGGCGCGGATTACGGCCTGACAAAGCTGCCTCTCGAGTGTTCCGAGAGCCGCAACCCTGGGAACCGCACTGA
- a CDS encoding MerR family transcriptional regulator, whose amino-acid sequence MRPIDLAREHGLSAQAVRNYEDAGILPPTERSETGYRRYTPLHAQALRAFLALRGGHGHQQAMAIMHATNRGDTESAYRLIDAAHVALLAERDTRTEVATALGVLSATTPTPVDGRPLTVGELARRIGVHPATLRTWETAGILRPARERATGYRHYGPDCVRDAEIARQLRRGGYLLHQVARFIESLREAGGTDALSAFLDSWQDRLTMRSRNLLTGAAQLDTYLTMLDKTQQGWPAT is encoded by the coding sequence CTGCGGCCCATCGACCTTGCCCGGGAACACGGGTTGTCCGCACAGGCGGTCCGCAACTACGAGGACGCGGGCATCCTCCCGCCGACCGAGCGCAGCGAGACCGGCTACCGGCGCTACACGCCCCTGCACGCGCAGGCCCTGCGCGCCTTCCTCGCGTTGCGCGGCGGTCACGGGCACCAGCAGGCTATGGCGATCATGCACGCGACCAACCGGGGCGACACCGAGTCCGCCTACCGGCTCATCGACGCCGCGCACGTCGCGCTGCTCGCCGAACGCGACACCCGCACCGAGGTCGCGACAGCCCTTGGCGTCCTGTCCGCCACGACACCGACCCCTGTCGACGGTCGACCGCTCACCGTGGGCGAACTCGCGCGCCGCATCGGCGTGCACCCGGCGACGCTGCGCACCTGGGAGACCGCGGGCATCCTGCGCCCCGCACGCGAGCGGGCAACGGGTTACCGCCACTACGGACCGGACTGCGTGCGCGACGCCGAGATCGCGCGGCAACTACGCCGAGGCGGGTACCTGCTGCACCAGGTCGCGCGGTTCATCGAGTCGCTGCGCGAGGCGGGCGGGACGGATGCGTTGAGCGCCTTTCTCGACTCCTGGCAAGACCGGCTGACCATGCGCAGCCGCAACCTTCTCACCGGCGCGGCCCAGCTCGATACCTACCTCACCATGCTCGATAAGACACAGCAGGGGTGGCCGGCGACGTAG